The genome window GTGTCCCGGAATCGCCTCGCCCTCGATCGACTGGCTCTCGTACCACGAGTCATGCGGGACGTGCAGGCCGTCGATGCGTCATCGTCGTTCGTCGGTGTTCCGCTCGGGCTACCTGTCTTGCTGGCACCGATCGGTGCGCTCGCCCTCTACGAACCGACCGACGCCCTCGCCTCGTGCGCCGCGGCCGCAAGCGTGTCGACCTCCGTCATGTGCTCGGCGTTCACGTCGGTGCCCTGGGAGGACGTGGCCGCCACCGCTCCCGGCCGGCACATGTTCCAG of Acidimicrobiia bacterium contains these proteins:
- a CDS encoding alpha-hydroxy-acid oxidizing protein; protein product: MTNGTEPLEFATIDQVVEGARKALEPAVYVWAASGAGQGVTVSRNRLALDRLALVPRVMRDVQAVDASSSFVGVPLGLPVLLAPIGALALYEPTDALASCAAAASVSTSVMCSAFTSVPWEDVAATAPGRHMFQ